In Triticum urartu cultivar G1812 chromosome 6, Tu2.1, whole genome shotgun sequence, the following proteins share a genomic window:
- the LOC125513608 gene encoding UDP-N-acetylglucosamine transporter UGNT1 isoform X1, which yields MAKNAGGVLLPVSADPGKGDGEAALFKGSAMTRRGAVAALSYMSCSVLLVMFNKAALSSYKFPCANVITLLQMVCSTCLLYVLRRLKIISFTNSETSVPSDSLFFVPFRILLRTSPLSLSYLLYMLASMESVRGVNVPMYTTLRRTTVAFTMTMEYFLAKQKHTPPIIGSVALIVFGAFIAGARDLSFDARGYAIVFVANITTAVYLATINRIGKSSGLNSFGLMWCNGLVCGPAVLFLTYIQGDLKKTIEFPYLYSPGFQVVLLFSCILAFLLNYTIFWNTILNSALTQSMCGNLKDFFTVGLGWVLFGGLPFDLLNVIGQGLGFVGSGMYAYCKIKGK from the exons ATGGCCAAGAACGCAGGAGGGGTGCTGCTGCCGGTGTCCGCCGATCCGGGGAAGGGCGACGGCGAGGCCGCGCTCTTCAAGGGCTCCGCCATGACCCGCCGCGGCGCCGTCGCCGCGCTCTCCTACATGTCCTGCTCCG TTTTGCTGGTGATGTTTAACAAGGCGGCTCTATCTTCATATAAATTCCCTTGCGCGAACGTCATTACACTCCTTCAG ATGGTGTGCTCAACGTGCCTTCTCTATGTTCTGAGACGGTTAAAGATCATTTCTTTCACAAATAGTGAAACATCAGTACCCTCTGATTCACTATTCTTTGTGCCGTTCAGAATACTGCTGCGCACTTCACCGCTTTCGCTGTCTTATTTGCTCTACATG CTAGCTTCAATGGAATCTGTGCGTGGAGTAAATGTTCCTATGTATACAACTCTAAGGCGCACAACAGTAGCATTTACAATGACAATGGAGTATTTCTTGGCAAAGCAGAAACACACCCCACCTATAATTGGCAG TGTCGCTTTGATTGTATTCGGAGCATTTATTGCTGGGGCTCGAGACTTATCATTTGATGCTCGTGGGTATGCCATTGTCTTCGTCGCCAATATAACTACAGCTGTTTATCTTGCAACTATAAATCGTATTG GAAAATCTAGTGGGCTGAATAGCTTTGGCCTGATGTGGTGCAATG GACTTGTTTGTGGACCTGCAGTACTGTTCTTGACATATATTCAGGGCGACCTCAAGAAAACTATTGAATTTCCCTATCTTTATTCCCCTGGTTTTCAG GTGGTGCTGCTATTTTCATGTATACTAGCATTTCTATTGAACTACACCATCTTCTGGAATACAATCCTGAATTCTGCACTTACACAGTCAATGTGTGGCAATTTGAAG GATTTCTTCACTGTTGGACTTGGCTGGGTACTCTTCGGCGGGCTTCCTTTTGATCTG CTTAATGTCATCGGCCAAGGGCTTGGCTTCGTTGGCTCAGGCATGTATGCCTACTGCAAGATCAAAGGAAAATAG
- the LOC125513608 gene encoding UDP-N-acetylglucosamine transporter UGNT1 isoform X2, giving the protein MESVRGVNVPMYTTLRRTTVAFTMTMEYFLAKQKHTPPIIGSVALIVFGAFIAGARDLSFDARGYAIVFVANITTAVYLATINRIGKSSGLNSFGLMWCNGLVCGPAVLFLTYIQGDLKKTIEFPYLYSPGFQVVLLFSCILAFLLNYTIFWNTILNSALTQSMCGNLKDFFTVGLGWVLFGGLPFDLLNVIGQGLGFVGSGMYAYCKIKGK; this is encoded by the exons ATGGAATCTGTGCGTGGAGTAAATGTTCCTATGTATACAACTCTAAGGCGCACAACAGTAGCATTTACAATGACAATGGAGTATTTCTTGGCAAAGCAGAAACACACCCCACCTATAATTGGCAG TGTCGCTTTGATTGTATTCGGAGCATTTATTGCTGGGGCTCGAGACTTATCATTTGATGCTCGTGGGTATGCCATTGTCTTCGTCGCCAATATAACTACAGCTGTTTATCTTGCAACTATAAATCGTATTG GAAAATCTAGTGGGCTGAATAGCTTTGGCCTGATGTGGTGCAATG GACTTGTTTGTGGACCTGCAGTACTGTTCTTGACATATATTCAGGGCGACCTCAAGAAAACTATTGAATTTCCCTATCTTTATTCCCCTGGTTTTCAG GTGGTGCTGCTATTTTCATGTATACTAGCATTTCTATTGAACTACACCATCTTCTGGAATACAATCCTGAATTCTGCACTTACACAGTCAATGTGTGGCAATTTGAAG GATTTCTTCACTGTTGGACTTGGCTGGGTACTCTTCGGCGGGCTTCCTTTTGATCTG CTTAATGTCATCGGCCAAGGGCTTGGCTTCGTTGGCTCAGGCATGTATGCCTACTGCAAGATCAAAGGAAAATAG